A single genomic interval of Salvelinus namaycush isolate Seneca chromosome 41, SaNama_1.0, whole genome shotgun sequence harbors:
- the LOC120034599 gene encoding trichohyalin-like translates to MSSWVWVQLLALFATCLRSGSAEGDPLPPGLMELVRSNPISSIEDLQLLLLSDSIDEDVSDDFLPSGQHSNNSSNRLPRSLDAQPAQQALCKVRTEVMEVTRAMLDRSNANFMLWPPCVEVQRCSGCCNTKTLQCVPVLTHTRHLQVMKIQYVEKRPNYSKAVVSVHDHVECRCQPAPRPPAVPKKKSTPRRQQKDNKGEGHPAKARSKEELHRRDELKHNQRIQLEDLLDQHWHPKDTSTDAGEGKGGYGLDHDKMDPQWVLNATSQLGAKEWTERRHHDDMEEGRDSSSVNGTTTAMDIDMAQLDHEKRDGVETRGDTLVNITEGNVSRGDRQQGSLSLGEEGDQATQRQPTQTQSPSLRTDTSKQQRHGTNSSSEETKSREGANRRTEQRFHPTEETNQRPESRFPPLEEADQRRKDNETPDSERRLQHALQLEQEKLEEERKELLLLHRRLDDEKEHLRREQQKQQQEEEEQKYPRPNHKHHQTQTTTQRTDAVSPTSTRAPSDLAGPRPPARPGPPRKRMRKNNRKRISKAAMRAMLM, encoded by the exons GGGGATCCTCTCCCTCCAGGTTTGATGGAGCTGGTTAGGAGCAACCCTATCTCTTCCATAGAGGACctgcagctgctgctgctcagtgACTCCATAG aTGAGGATGTTTCGGATGATTTTTTGCCCAGTGGACAACACTCCAACAACAGTAGCAACCGACTACCAAGGAGTCTGG ACGCCCAGCCGGCTCAGCAGGCACTATGTAAGGTGAGGacagaggtgatggaggtgacCCGTGCCATGTTGGACCGTAGCAACGCCAACTTCATGTTGTGGCCTCCCTGTGTGGAGGTACAGCGATGCTCCGGCTGCTGCAACACCAAGACGCTGCAGTGTGTCCCCGTGCTGACGCACACCAGGCACCTACAG GTGATGAAGATCCAGTACGTGGAGAAGCGGCCCAACTACTCCAAGGCAGTCGTCTCGGTCCACGACCACGTGGAGTGTCGCTGCCAGCCCGCCCCTCGCCCCCCGGCCGTCCCCAAGAAGAAGTCCACGCCCCGCAGACAGCAGAAAGACAACAAAGGAGAGGGGCATCCAGCCAAGGCCAGATCCAAGGAAGAGCTGCACCGCAGAGATGAACTGAAGCACAACCAGAGGATCCAGCTGGAAGACCTGCTGGACCAGCACTGGCACCCCAAGGACACCTCCACAGACGcaggggaggggaaagggggCTATGGGCTGGACCATGACAAGATGGATCCTCAGTGGGTACTTAACGCTACCAGCCAGCTGGGAGCTAAGGAGTGGACCGAACGTCGACATCACGATGacatggaggaggggagagacagtagtAGTGTCAACGGCACTACAACCGCAATGGACATCGACATGGCACAACTTGATCACGAGAAGAGAGACGGGGTCGAGACACGAGGGGACACACTAGTTAACATTACTGAGGGTAATGTCAGTAGGGGAGATAGGCAGCAGGGAAGTCTGAGTCTCGGTGAGGAGGGAGACCAGGCGACACAGAGACaacccacacaaacacagagtccCTCGCTACGCACCGACACATCAAAGCAACAGCGACATGGGACCAACTCCTCCTCAGAGGAAACCAAAAGCAGAGAGGGAGCCAATCGAAGAACGGAACAGCGATTCCATCCTACGGAGGAAACCAATCAGAGGCCCGAGAGCAGATTCCCTCCCCTTGAGGAAGCCGATCAAAGACGTAAAGACAATGAGACCCCTGATTCCGAGAGGAGGCTCCAGCACGCGCTCCAACTGGAACAGGAGaagctggaggaggagaggaaggagctGTTGTTACTCCACAGGAGGCTGGACGATGAGAAGGAGCACCTGAGACGGGAGCAACAGAAACAACAGCAAGAAGAAGAGGAGCAGAAGTACCCTCGGCCTAATCATAAACATCATCAAACTCAAACCACCACACAAAGAACAG ACGCAGTGTCGCCCACTTCGACGCGAGCGCCCTCAGACCTGGCTGGTCCCCGGCCACCTGCTCGGCCCGGCCCACCTAGGAAGAGAATGAGGAAGAACAACCGCAAGCGCATCAGCAAGGCTGCAATGAGAGCAATGCTAATGTAG